CAGGAGGCTTTAAGAGATGTCTGTTTTCTTCAATCCAATCTTTAAAATTTAATGGGGAAACTAATTTGCTCATAATTCAAAACATTTACATTATAAAGTTACAAACTTTTTGTGCGTCCACCATCAACAGGAATGTTAATGCCATTAATGTATGCAGCAGGTTGACTGGCTAAAAACGCCACGGCACTTGCTGTTTCTTCGGGTTTGGCAAAACGTTTGGCCGGTGTGTAATTTTTCATGGTTTCGGTCATGCTCTCTAAGGATATATCTTCGTTGTTGGCTTTAATTTTTATAATGTCGTTTAATCGTTCGGTTTCAGTAAACCCGGGGAGCACATTGTTTACGGTAATGCCAAAAGCGCCTAATTCTAACGAAAGCGTTTTGCTCCAGTTTCCAACAGCGCCACGAATGGTGTTGCTCACCCCTAATCCAGGAATAGGTTCTTTCACTGAAGTGGAAATAATATTGATAATTCTGCCAAACCCTTCTTGTTTCATAAAGGGAATAGTTGCCTGTGCCAACACGTGGTTACATTTTATGTGCATGGTAAAGGCATTGTCAAATTCATCAAGACTAGCCGTTAGAATCTCTCCGCTTCTAGGGCCGCCTGTATTATTGACAAGAATGTGGAAACCGTGATTTTTTTCAATAAACTTAATGACTTGCTCTTGCAAATCTCTTGGGTTGGCAAAATCGGCTACAATGTAGCTGTGATTTCGGTGTTGTGGTAGTTCTTCTAAAACAGCTTTTAATTTTTCTCTGTTTCTGGCAACTAATGTAACGTTAACCCCTTCGTTAGCCAAAGCGATAGCGGTTGCTTTACCTATTCCTTGCGTGCTTCCGCATACTAAGGCGTTTTTGTTGTTTATTTTTAAATCCATTATGATGTTCTTTTTTTTTTAAGTTATTTTAATCCAGCAATTCTATCATCTTCTATAATAGATTGTGTTTCTTTTTTTATTTTTTCTAGGTTTACTTTTAAATCGCCGTTTAGGTTAATTTGCTTATCCGACAGGAGGTTTAAAATAGCCTTATCTTGTGCTCTTCCTTTTATCATTGCTTCACGATAGCCTATATTTTCATTAAAGGTTACCATGGAATATTTAGATGAATATTCGTAGGGGAATGATTTTTCTAATGCCATTTCTATCTTTCGTTTTTCTTGAAAAATGGGATTAGCTACGTGGTCTTTCATTTCGTGGAAATTATCAATCGCCAAATCGGCAATGGCATCGGTGTCTTTTTTTCTGTTTTTTTCAAAGGTTTTAAAAATAGTTTCCCAATCGGTCAAACCTTCTTCTAAAACTTTATCGAATTCAGTGACATCTTCAAAAGAGGCATTCATACCCTGCCCATAAAACGGAACAATGGCATGGGCGGCATCACCCATTAAAAGGGTATTGCCTTTGTAATGCCACGGCGAACATTTTATGGTGCCTAATGGAGACGTGGGGTTGTTAAAAAAGTCGTCCAATAAATTAGGCATCATTGCCAAGGCATCTGGAAATTCCTTTCTGAAAAACTCCAGTACCTCCTTTTCGGTGGTAAGGTTGTTAAAATTATAAGCACCTTCATCATAGCTTAAAAACAAGGTAACGGTAAAGCTGCCATCTAAATTGGGCAATGCAATAAGCATAAAATCGCCTCGTGGCCAAATATGAAGGGCATTTTTATAGGTTTTGAAAGCACCACCTTCATCTGGCAAAATACTGAGTTCTTTGTAACCGTGCGTTAAATAATCCTGGGAAAAGCTGAATAAGAATTTTTTGCCTAGATAATAACTCTTTCGCATGGCTGACCCCGCACCATCTGCTGCAATAATAACATCTGCATCTTCAATAAATTGCTTTTTGGTGTGGTAATCTTCAAATAGCGCTGTGGTTTTTTCGAAATCGACCGACTTGCATTTTTGGTTGAAATAAATTTTAACGTTGTCATGCTTTTCGGCTTCATCCAAAAGCAATGCATTTAAATCGCCCCTGGAAACAGAATTGATGTATTCGTAATCACGTCCGCTATAATTTGAGAGGAACGTGTTGCCATGCGTGTCGTGAATCATACGTCCGTTCATTGGGATACAAAGGGCTTTAACCTGCTCTTTTAGTCCCACCAATTTCATGGCTTTACTGCCGCGATTGGAAAATGCCAGATTAATGGAACGACCAGCACTGATATCCACTTTACGTAAATCGGAGCGTTTTTCGTAAACCGAAACATTATACCCGCGCTGGCCTAGACGTAAGGCCAAAAGGCTACCACAGAGCCCTGCTCCAATTATCAATATGTTTTGTTGTTTATTCATTTAAAATAGCTTTCAGTTTTTCAACCAATTTGTAGACGTCTTCAAACGAATTATAAAAGGGCACAGGGGCACACCGGATAACGTCGGGTTCGCGCCAATCACTAATAACTCCAGACTTTGTTAGTTGATCATATAGCGATTTATCGGCATTTTTCACTTGAATAGATAGTTGACAACCGCGCTCGTTTGGGTTTTCGGGCGTAATAATTTTAATGGTGTCTTCTCCCAATTGTTTCAATAAAAACTCTAAATAGCCCGTTAGTTTTTTTGATTTTTTCGTGAGTTTTTCCATGCCCACTTCACTGAACATGTCCAATGAGGCTTTTATGGCGGCCATCGATAAAATAGGCGGGTTACTTAACTGCCAGCCTTCGGCTCCCGGAAGTTGGTCAAATTCACCTCGCATGTTAAACCGGGTTTGTTTGTTGTGGCTCCACCAACCTGTAAATCGGTTAAGGGCTTTGTTGTAGGCATGCCGTTCGTGTACAAAGCACCCCGCCAAACTGCCCGGTCCGGAATTTAAATATTTATAGGTGCACCATGCGGCAAAATCGGCTCCGGATTCATGCAAATTAAGTTTTACGTTACCAGCGCCGTGGGCACAATCAAACCCAACTTTGCAACCGTATTTATGGCCTATTTGGGTAATACGTTTTAAATCGAAAGACTGGCCAGTGTAATAATTTACGCCACCAATCATAATCAAGGCAATGTCGTCGCCTTGTTTGGCTAAAATATTTTCTAAATCTTCATAACGGAGTAACTCTTCGCCATCGCGGGGTTTCCATAAAACCAATCCGTTGTGGTGGTCAAATCCGTGATGGCGCAATTGCGATTCTACGGCATACTTATCCGAAGGAAATGCGTCACCTTCAATTAAAATTTTATACCGTTTTTTTGTGGGTTGATAAAACGACACCATTAAAAAGTGCAGGTTGGCGGTGAGGGTGTTCATAACCACCACCTCAATGGGCTTGGCCCCTACAGTTTTCGCCATGCTTTCGGTTAAAAACTCATGATAAGATAACCACGGGTTTTTTGCTGCAAAATGGCCTTCTACACCTAAATGGGCCCAATCGTCGAGTTCTTGGTTTACGTAAGCTTTTGTGGTTTTAGGTTGTAAGCCCAACGAATTTCCAGTCATGTAAATTAAATTGCTGCCGTTAGCATCTTTTGGGATGTAAAACTGATTTCGGTAGTGTTTTAATTCGTCTTTATGGTCTTGTTGTAAGGCGTACTCCAGACCGCTTTTATATGTGGACAAGGTGTTTTTGATTTTCGGTTTCTAACAAAAATAACAATTATAAAAATAGAAATGCCAACGGGAAACGGAAGAAAAATTTGCGGCATATTTCGTATATTTATTAAAAACTTTATTTGATGAAAGGAACAAAGGAATATACTAATGGCGAGGTTACTATAGTTTGGAAGCCCGAAGCCTGTATTCATTCAGGTATTTGTGTTAAAGGGTTGCCCAGGGTTTTTAGGCCCAATATGAGGCCATGGATAACCATTGATGGCGCTGAGACCGAAGATTTAATTAATCAAGTAGCACAGTGCCCATCGGGTGCGTTAAGTTATTATATAAATGCTCATGTTAAATCGGCTTCTACGGTTAATGAGGCAAAAGTGGAAGTATTAAGCAACGGACCTTTAATGGTTCATGGTACAATTAAGGTAATTAATGCGGATGGTAGTACCGAAATGAAAAATAAGACCACGGCGTTTTGTAGGTGCGGTTCATCGGGTAACAAGCCGTATTGTGATGGTAGCCATGTAAAGTCGAAATTTAAAGGGTAGGCCAGAACACGAAAAAGCGCTTCAACCAGTGGTTAAAGCGCTTTAAAATATATAGACGCATACGCGGAATAGTAGTTTTTATACTGTATATACGTTGCTTAGTTTGCTGTTGGATGTTTATAGTGTTCTGCTAGACTATTCCTTAATCACCGAAACCTCTGAAATTTTTAGGTTCCAGTCACTTTTCCCTTTTTTATGGTCTAATGCTATTTTTAGGCCGTTAAAATTTTGATAATTTTCAAAGGTGTTGGCTAAGGAAGTTTCTTTTTGGTTGCCTCTTCTGTAAATCCACTCTTTGATTGTGTAATTGTCGTTATAGAAAATATCGTATGCATCGCCAGGCGTGTAACCGCCTTTATTAGGATAGGTGATGGTGATTTTATTGAGTTGCATTTTGCTAATGGGTGCCATAGCTTTTTCAGGTGCTGAAATGTTGGCACTTTTGTCCCAAACCAACTGAAAAGGAATAAGCAGCCAAAACTTATCGTTTATAAAAGCTTGGTCGGCTTTTAGAGTGGTGCTGTCTACTTGTTTTCTGTTGTAGTTAAGCGTGTCGTTTTCAGTCATTAGGGTCACCGCATTGGTTTTAGGGTGCCAAATCCAGCTTCGTTTTTCAGCAAATGTAAATTGAATTTTAGAAACCTTGTTCCAATGTTTAAAACCATGGGCATTGGCTATTTTTTGGGCTACCGATATTTCAGGTTTGACTTCTTTGGTTTTTGGTTTTTGTTTGCAGTTTGTAAAAATAAAAACGGCTATTGCGATGAAAATGATTTTCTTCATAAGTCAGGGATATTTGACGGGGTTTAAAATTTGTCGCTTAAATAGATGGCTAATTTACATAACTTACTAAATATAAAACGAAATCCAATAAAGCAATTATGTTTTATTATTAAACACAGCTGTTACCATACTATGATAGGTATGCTTGATTTTTCAGTTTTATTTTAGTGGTTTAAGAAAATTTTTACTTGCATATTCGCCAATTTTAGTTCCCAATTTATGGCCTTCTTCTGAGTCGTACCTAAAATGAATACCTAGATAGACTCTAGACATTGCTGCTTCCAAACCTGCTTCAGAAAAACTGTTGAAAGAACGAGTGGGAGGGTTCATCTTTATTTTTTCCGAAAAAGGACCAGCTTTCTCTACCATCTCCGTTGTCATTGTAAACTTATATGTGTTTCCTCTACCTAGAGTGTTTGCGAGAACTGTCATCGCAGCTGTACTGGCAGTTCCATGGGCAGATGGGTATGAAGGAAAAGCATAGGTGTGCTGGTGTAGATTGTTCCATCCGGCATCGAGTTCGGTGTCTGGGTTTCCGTCATTATCAGCCCATCTTATTGCGGTGTAAGGCCTCCAATGATTGTAGTAAAATTTATTATCAAATACATTGACATACGCATCGTATATGGTCATATTCATTAAGGCAAATACCTTCGCAGCGTCCCATAAATTAAGTTGTTCAACGGCTACAAGGTTTCTTGCTAATCGATTGTGTGAGTTTTCAACAAAATCTTTCCACCACATAGCTAAATGTGCTTGGTCTTTTGTCCTTGTTGCGCTTTCAAAACGGCCAACCTTTTTTACCTCATTAAATGCTTTGGTATATTCATTACTGTTAATTTCAGGAGGAGGGGGAGACCTAAAAAAATTCTGTTTTGGCAGGAGAAAGGGTTTTGCTTTTGCCCAGCCCGAACCAAACACAAAGCCTTCTGGAGTGCCACTGTGCTCGCTAAACTCTGCATAAACACCA
This genomic stretch from Flavobacteriaceae bacterium GSB9 harbors:
- a CDS encoding (4Fe-4S)-binding protein; its protein translation is MKGTKEYTNGEVTIVWKPEACIHSGICVKGLPRVFRPNMRPWITIDGAETEDLINQVAQCPSGALSYYINAHVKSASTVNEAKVEVLSNGPLMVHGTIKVINADGSTEMKNKTTAFCRCGSSGNKPYCDGSHVKSKFKG
- the kynU gene encoding kynureninase, yielding MSTYKSGLEYALQQDHKDELKHYRNQFYIPKDANGSNLIYMTGNSLGLQPKTTKAYVNQELDDWAHLGVEGHFAAKNPWLSYHEFLTESMAKTVGAKPIEVVVMNTLTANLHFLMVSFYQPTKKRYKILIEGDAFPSDKYAVESQLRHHGFDHHNGLVLWKPRDGEELLRYEDLENILAKQGDDIALIMIGGVNYYTGQSFDLKRITQIGHKYGCKVGFDCAHGAGNVKLNLHESGADFAAWCTYKYLNSGPGSLAGCFVHERHAYNKALNRFTGWWSHNKQTRFNMRGEFDQLPGAEGWQLSNPPILSMAAIKASLDMFSEVGMEKLTKKSKKLTGYLEFLLKQLGEDTIKIITPENPNERGCQLSIQVKNADKSLYDQLTKSGVISDWREPDVIRCAPVPFYNSFEDVYKLVEKLKAILNE
- a CDS encoding SDR family oxidoreductase, with product MDLKINNKNALVCGSTQGIGKATAIALANEGVNVTLVARNREKLKAVLEELPQHRNHSYIVADFANPRDLQEQVIKFIEKNHGFHILVNNTGGPRSGEILTASLDEFDNAFTMHIKCNHVLAQATIPFMKQEGFGRIINIISTSVKEPIPGLGVSNTIRGAVGNWSKTLSLELGAFGITVNNVLPGFTETERLNDIIKIKANNEDISLESMTETMKNYTPAKRFAKPEETASAVAFLASQPAAYINGINIPVDGGRTKSL
- a CDS encoding vanadium-dependent haloperoxidase; its protein translation is MKSISKISKMTFIFVLFSSFVIQSCLNKKTNIKDYDSKLVSSWNQQIMELAVAEDNLLTLKGVRTAAMMHTAMHDALSSIVPKYSSYAYKGEMAQADPIAAAAYAAYEVATSQYPDKKDILKSELNKWLKTVTDKAAKKAGKKTGSKAALYIINKRSNDKWDEEAEYNWHPMAPGVYAEFSEHSGTPEGFVFGSGWAKAKPFLLPKQNFFRSPPPPEINSNEYTKAFNEVKKVGRFESATRTKDQAHLAMWWKDFVENSHNRLARNLVAVEQLNLWDAAKVFALMNMTIYDAYVNVFDNKFYYNHWRPYTAIRWADNDGNPDTELDAGWNNLHQHTYAFPSYPSAHGTASTAAMTVLANTLGRGNTYKFTMTTEMVEKAGPFSEKIKMNPPTRSFNSFSEAGLEAAMSRVYLGIHFRYDSEEGHKLGTKIGEYASKNFLKPLK
- a CDS encoding FAD-dependent monooxygenase, giving the protein MNKQQNILIIGAGLCGSLLALRLGQRGYNVSVYEKRSDLRKVDISAGRSINLAFSNRGSKAMKLVGLKEQVKALCIPMNGRMIHDTHGNTFLSNYSGRDYEYINSVSRGDLNALLLDEAEKHDNVKIYFNQKCKSVDFEKTTALFEDYHTKKQFIEDADVIIAADGAGSAMRKSYYLGKKFLFSFSQDYLTHGYKELSILPDEGGAFKTYKNALHIWPRGDFMLIALPNLDGSFTVTLFLSYDEGAYNFNNLTTEKEVLEFFRKEFPDALAMMPNLLDDFFNNPTSPLGTIKCSPWHYKGNTLLMGDAAHAIVPFYGQGMNASFEDVTEFDKVLEEGLTDWETIFKTFEKNRKKDTDAIADLAIDNFHEMKDHVANPIFQEKRKIEMALEKSFPYEYSSKYSMVTFNENIGYREAMIKGRAQDKAILNLLSDKQINLNGDLKVNLEKIKKETQSIIEDDRIAGLK